The following are encoded together in the Perca fluviatilis chromosome 23, GENO_Pfluv_1.0, whole genome shotgun sequence genome:
- the LOC120553735 gene encoding uncharacterized protein LOC120553735 — MPDTMEVLTMLLMFLTVSGYSHVLQPGLTQIAGLDRDHQSDMRSEQLRDVSISVKEKEHAAESTEGKKTEEEQTREGLTQTKTEEFSVADIVTDLDTDREVGRREHGLNLVTESEKTESNEETVKAILKGNTKTWEAIKTDDETDEQFKSKQEIVEKERESKLVAGISLHKGTRGENMLTVNQENVEEKRGNEEREKIAEEGEMIKNANHSELVREKGDHKVVSDLTPPLITSSTITQSQSPPGFPHPVHHHNVPPSPTQVSAHPPTPHDKVSPHFSPSVTLPNPTTINSISVSTGLPGEGRSVLLLEDLLTEVLQSPGHLLKHSELEVKGSPHLEDVMVRNVLFEPARKELQTSIVQPKYTTEFIPKVQAATPKPKEAKFITKDLKEPNPTLKSNENNPTVELKPNLTQPTGEPKTFKWKMENDTTLAVKRNKASPPQPQQTRPSVRPRLSSAKTPLLMKPMKINRSSKNKTNKKSKEKKMKKDNKIQKPSEKKKKKGITPTHFPYFKDDYCPPECACYGRVVQCSDKGVDKVPYGIPYNARYILLMNNHINSIQLDLLNEYVSMEFLVLSNNQLTDGAIEGAFEGVPALKRLYLDRNLLDSVPTDLPVSLEELRLDNNHLSAMSEAAWARCPRLLVLSLGNNSLGNGSESLPNAVLSPLCNLRTLNLDHNQLTSVPLGLPLSIKELYLKGNLIEHFRGGAFNGVSELLLLDLSANRLTNKGLLRESLLNATHLESLNLDGNRLKQVPRHLPLSLKNLNLEGNLISSIKKVAFGTLKNLEHLGLARNKIFKVAPGAFRTLPVLHQLDLCHNTLHQVPRQLPEALHSVALNHNKIQSVPRDAFCWGNKSVSLSRLVRVQLEHNLIDMGKLDAQAFRCLRGFQVVHFY; from the exons ATGCCAG ATACAATGGAAGTGCTCACAATGCTGCTTATGTTCCTCACAGTTTCTGGATACTCTCATGTTTTGCAACCCG GACTGACCCAGATAGCTGGGCTGGACAGAGACCACCAGTCTGACATGAGGAGTGAGCAGCTGAGAGATGTTTCCATATCAGTGAAGGAGAAAGAACACGCTGCAGAATCCACTGAGGGAAAGAAAACAGAGGAGGAACAGACGAGGGAAGGATTGactcaaacaaaaacagaggaaTTCTCTGTTGCTGACATAGTGACTGATTTAGATACAGATAGAGAAGTGGGGAGGAGAGAACATGGACTCAATCTTGTCACAGAATCAGAGAAAACCGAGTCAAATGAGGAGACAGTAAAAGCAATACTGAAAggtaacacaaaaacatgggaggCGATAAAAACAGATGACGAGACAGATGAGCAGTTTAAGAGCAAGCAAGAAATAGtggaaaaggaaagagagagcaagCTGGTTGCAGGGATTAGTCTTCATAAAGGGACTAGAGGGGAAAACATGTTAACTGTAAATCAAGAAAATGtggaagagaaaagaggaaatgaggaaagagagaaaatagcAGAAGAGGGTGAGATGATAAAAAATGCAAACCACAGCGAATTAGTAAGAGAAAAGGGAGATCACAAGGTTGTTAGTGATCTCACACCTCCTTTAATCACATCCTCTACTATCACTCAGTCTCAAAGTCCTCCTGGGTTTCCTCATCCTGTTCATCATCACAATGTCCCACCATCACCCACACAGGTCTCCGCTCACCCTCCCACCCCTCACGACAAAGTCAGTCCTCACTTCTCTCCGTCTGTCACTCTTCCCAATCCCACAACAATCAATTCCATCTCAGTCTCAACAGGGCTTCCTGGCGAGGGGAGGTCCGTCTTGCTGCTTGAAGATCTCCTCACTGAGGTGTTGCAGAGTCCTGGACATCTTCTCAAGCATAGTGAACTGGAAGTAAAGGGTAGCCCACATTTAGAGGATGTAATGGTCAGAAATGTATTGTTTGAACCTGCAAGGAAGGAGCTACAAACCAGCATTGTTCAACCAAAATATACGACTGAATTTATCCCCAAGGTGCAAGCAGCAAcaccaaaacccaaagaagCAAAGTTTATAACCAAAGATTTAAAAGAGCCAAATCCTACACTgaaatcaaatgaaaataatcCCACGGTCGAGCTCAAACCAAACCTGACTCAGCCCACAGGCGAacccaaaacatttaaatggaaGATGGAAAATGACACCACACTTGCAGTGAAGCGAAATAAAGCATCTCCTCCTCAACCACAACAGACCAGACCTTCAGTCAGACCGCGCCTGTCATCTGCCAAAACACCTTTATTAATGAAGCCAATGAAAATCAACAGAAGTAGTAAAAATAAGACAAATAAGAAGtccaaggaaaagaaaatgaaaaaggacaatAAGATCCAAAAGCcatcagagaagaagaagaagaagggcaTCACGCCAACACACTTTCCTTACTTTAAGGACGACTACTGTCCTCCTGAGTGTGCCTGCTATGGAAG AGTGGTCCAGTGCTCAGACAAAGGCGTGGACAAGGTTCCTTATGGTATTCCCTATAATGCCCGCTACATCCTCCTCATGAATAACCACATCAACAGCATCCAACTCGACCTGCTCAATGAATATGTCTCTATGGAGTTCCTTGTGTTGAGCAACAATCAGCTCACAGATGGTGCCATAGAGGGGGCCTTTGAGGGGGTCCCGGCTCTGAAGCGCCTCTACCTGGATAGGAATCTCCTAGACAGCGTGCCAACTGATCTTCCAGTGTCTCTCGAAGAACTTCGTTTGGACAATAACCATCTGAGTGCGATGTCTGAGGCAGCCTGGGCCCGATGCCCCCGTCTCTTGGTTTTGAGCCTTGGCAACAACAGCCTAGGGAATGGATCTGAATCTCTGCCTAATGCAGTGCTCTCTCCTCTGTGTAACCTGCGCACTCTAAACCTGGATCACAACCAGTTAACATCGGTTCCTCTGGGCTTACCACTATCCATCAAGGAGCTCTACCTCAAAGGGAACCTCATTGAGCATTTCCGTGGAGGAGCCTTCAATGGGGTATCAGAGCTGTTGCTGTTAGATCTGAGCGCAAACAGACTGACAAACAAGGGTCTTCTCAGGGAGTCCCTTCTCAATGCAACTCACTTGGAAAGCCTCAACTTAGATGGGAACAGACTAAAACAAGTGCCACGACACCTCCCCTTGTCacttaaaaatctaaatctggAGGGCAACCTCATATCTTCCATAAAGAAAGTGGCTTTCGGCACCTTGAAAAACCTGGAACACTTGGGTTTAGCAAGGAATAAAATCTTCAAAGTGGCACCGGGGGCCTTTAGGACATTGCCTGTCTTGCACCAGTTAGACCTGTGCCACAACACCTTGC